The segment GCGGTCACCGCGGCGCTCGAACGACTGCGGCGTGCCGGCCGGCCCATCATCCTCACCGCGCGTGCCGCGAGCGAGGGCGGGGGGCCGATGCCCGACGAGCGTCGCGCCGCGATCTACGAGGCGGGCCTGCCACTCGTCGATGCGATCGACGTCGAGATCGCGTCGACGGCGCTCGCGGCGTCTCTGATCCCGCGCGCCAAGACCGTGGGGCGCCTGGTCCTGCTCTCGACGCACGAGTTCACGACCACGCCGGCGGCGGGCGAGCTGCTGGCGCGCGCCGACCGCGCGCTCGCGGCGGGCGCCGACGTGGCGAAGATCGCCACGCACGCAGCGACGCTGGCGGAGCTGCGCACGCTCATCGACGTCACGCGCGGCGCCGCGCCGCGCCCGATCGTCACGCTCGCGATGGGGCCGATGGGACCGCTCTCCCGCTTCGTCCTCTCGGCCGCGGGCTCGCTTCTCACCTACGCGTCG is part of the Candidatus Eisenbacteria bacterium genome and harbors:
- a CDS encoding type I 3-dehydroquinate dehydratase, with the translated sequence MAPRLGTVELGRRPVIVAAGGANEVDALAGAEGADVVELRADLFDDPTPEAVTAALERLRRAGRPIILTARAASEGGGPMPDERRAAIYEAGLPLVDAIDVEIASTALAASLIPRAKTVGRLVLLSTHEFTTTPAAGELLARADRALAAGADVAKIATHAATLAELRTLIDVTRGAAPRPIVTLAMGPMGPLSRFVLSAAGSLLTYASVGDPTAPGQMPVAELAVLVRRLFPT